A genome region from Natronobeatus ordinarius includes the following:
- a CDS encoding DUF7718 family protein gives MGLLSEVTGSGVMNGWRAVGVTETSPGDVVVAALVVLIGGLLVVANSDRGRRVTDRARYNPSEVVIYGVGVNVGFILVLLVLVIFGLAALALPLLLVYAVLAVAATVVGYLAVGRLVAGNWWLVVAVGAVAAAIAVVVPYLGTVTGLAVTSVGFGMLVLEYNSAYDREVETELAGPANMRSHIGVSTKNGAVTRFQITITYWTGVDHETVVRYVHDPTENGSDVTEDGLRIRIHGEAGSIDVEDVTEPIEPDDAVQQAFEHLETNLDELVREFEHDRGIEADEAEWSYEMPLEASELRSARETLGEQRETVTAYLATAADSPQAGWLLEGGR, from the coding sequence ATGGGCCTGCTCTCCGAGGTCACGGGTAGTGGTGTTATGAACGGCTGGCGGGCGGTAGGCGTCACCGAGACGTCTCCCGGGGACGTGGTTGTGGCCGCCCTCGTGGTCCTGATCGGCGGCTTGCTCGTCGTTGCCAACTCCGACCGTGGCCGCCGGGTGACCGACCGGGCCCGATACAACCCGTCCGAGGTGGTGATCTACGGCGTTGGCGTCAACGTCGGTTTTATCCTCGTCCTGTTGGTTCTCGTCATTTTTGGGCTCGCGGCTCTCGCACTCCCGCTGTTGCTCGTCTACGCCGTGCTCGCGGTGGCTGCAACCGTAGTCGGGTACCTGGCGGTCGGACGGCTGGTCGCCGGGAACTGGTGGCTCGTCGTTGCAGTGGGAGCAGTCGCAGCCGCGATTGCGGTGGTGGTGCCGTATCTCGGTACCGTGACCGGACTCGCCGTCACGAGTGTCGGGTTCGGAATGCTGGTACTGGAGTACAACTCGGCGTACGACCGCGAAGTAGAAACGGAGTTAGCCGGGCCGGCAAACATGAGATCTCACATCGGCGTCAGCACCAAGAATGGCGCAGTCACTCGGTTTCAGATCACTATCACCTACTGGACAGGAGTGGATCACGAGACCGTCGTTCGATACGTACACGACCCGACCGAAAACGGGTCCGACGTCACCGAGGATGGACTCCGGATACGGATTCACGGCGAGGCTGGTAGCATCGACGTCGAAGACGTCACCGAGCCAATCGAACCAGATGACGCCGTTCAACAGGCGTTCGAGCACCTCGAGACGAATCTCGACGAGCTCGTCCGCGAGTTCGAGCACGACCGGGGTATCGAGGCCGATGAGGCAGAGTGGAGCTACGAGATGCCGCTCGAGGCATCCGAGCTCCGATCGGCACGTGAGACACTCGGTGAGCAACGAGAGACGGTTACCGCCTATCTGGCAACGGCCGCTGACAGCCCCCAGGCCGGCTGGTTACTCGAGGGCGGTCGCTAG
- the aroA gene encoding 3-phosphoshikimate 1-carboxyvinyltransferase, with the protein MDVTLTPSSVRGEARAPPSKSYTHRAILASGYADGALVHDALWSADTRATARAVDLFGGAVSRDRETGRLEVDGFGGRPDVPPDVLDCDNSGTTMRLVSATAALADGTTVLTGDASLRSRPQGPLLEAITDLDGVAMSTRGNGQAPLVITGPVSGGTVSIPGDVSSQYLSALLMAGAVTDEGIELELETELKSAPYVDVTIEVLDEFGVEARRTADGFAVDGGQHYEPTDGEYAVPGDFSSISYLAAAGAVAGDDAVLVKGAYPSAQGDIAIVEILERMGAEIDWDEADGVLEVAASDLEGIEVSVEDTPDLLPTIATLGAVASGDTQITNAEHVRYKETDRVSAMAEELGNMGVETTEEQDALTIHGDESSLEGATVDGRGDHRIVMSLAIAGLVADGETTIQGAEHVDVSFPNFFEVLYELGAELERHD; encoded by the coding sequence ATGGACGTCACTCTCACACCCTCGAGCGTGCGCGGCGAGGCGCGCGCCCCACCGTCGAAGAGTTACACCCACCGGGCGATCCTCGCGTCGGGCTACGCCGACGGCGCGCTGGTCCACGACGCCCTCTGGAGCGCCGACACGCGGGCGACCGCCCGGGCCGTCGACCTGTTCGGCGGCGCCGTGAGCCGCGACCGCGAGACCGGACGCCTCGAGGTCGACGGCTTCGGCGGTCGTCCCGACGTCCCGCCGGACGTACTCGACTGCGACAACAGCGGAACGACGATGCGGCTGGTGTCGGCGACGGCCGCGCTCGCCGACGGGACGACCGTCCTCACCGGCGACGCCTCGCTTCGCTCGCGCCCGCAGGGACCGCTGCTCGAGGCGATCACCGACCTCGACGGCGTAGCGATGAGCACCCGCGGGAACGGCCAGGCGCCGCTCGTGATCACCGGCCCCGTCTCTGGCGGGACGGTGTCGATCCCCGGTGACGTCTCCTCGCAGTACCTCTCGGCGCTGCTGATGGCGGGTGCGGTGACCGACGAGGGAATCGAACTCGAACTCGAGACCGAACTCAAGTCCGCGCCGTACGTCGACGTCACGATCGAGGTGCTCGACGAGTTCGGCGTCGAGGCCCGACGAACGGCCGACGGGTTCGCCGTCGACGGCGGCCAGCACTACGAGCCGACCGACGGCGAGTACGCCGTCCCAGGTGACTTCTCGTCGATCTCGTATCTCGCTGCCGCAGGAGCCGTCGCCGGGGACGACGCCGTGCTCGTGAAGGGGGCCTACCCGAGCGCCCAGGGCGATATTGCGATCGTCGAGATTCTCGAGCGCATGGGCGCCGAGATCGACTGGGACGAGGCCGACGGCGTGCTCGAGGTCGCGGCCTCGGACCTCGAGGGGATCGAGGTCTCGGTCGAGGACACCCCCGACCTGCTGCCGACGATCGCGACTCTTGGAGCCGTCGCCAGCGGCGACACGCAGATTACGAACGCCGAACACGTCCGGTACAAGGAGACCGACCGGGTGAGCGCGATGGCCGAGGAACTCGGGAACATGGGCGTCGAGACGACCGAAGAGCAGGACGCGCTGACGATCCACGGCGACGAGTCGAGCCTCGAGGGCGCGACCGTCGACGGCCGCGGCGACCACCGGATCGTCATGTCGCTCGCGATCGCTGGACTGGTCGCCGACGGCGAGACGACGATTCAGGGGGCAGAGCACGTCGACGTCTCCTTCCCGAACTTCTTCGAGGTGCTCTACGAACTCGGGGCCGAACTCGAGCGACACGACTGA
- a CDS encoding DUF7521 family protein, protein MLEDVRTMELAVGAFALGATVLGLYIGIQALRAMRRYEEPSLWYLALGLVLLTAVTYTTSFVGTILINLRLLSLPQQDWFWLAVHVTQFAGLALIAYALHRRPSRRTP, encoded by the coding sequence ATGCTCGAGGACGTTCGAACGATGGAACTCGCCGTCGGCGCGTTCGCGCTCGGCGCGACGGTGCTCGGTCTCTACATCGGGATTCAGGCTCTTCGCGCGATGCGTCGATACGAGGAGCCCTCGCTGTGGTACCTCGCGCTGGGGCTAGTGTTGCTAACGGCTGTCACCTACACGACGTCATTCGTCGGCACGATCCTGATCAACCTCCGCCTGCTCTCGTTGCCCCAGCAGGACTGGTTCTGGCTCGCCGTCCACGTCACCCAGTTCGCTGGGCTCGCCCTGATCGCCTACGCGCTCCACCGGCGGCCGTCACGGCGAACACCGTGA
- a CDS encoding ArsR/SmtB family transcription factor, which yields MTTEPSLETVVALLDDEYARSILEATCEEPMTATQLADHCDASLSTIYRRLERLEAADVVHEQTRIREDGNHDTIYAATLAEVHLRLDDDGFTYELTRRDEDVVDRLYRLWGEL from the coding sequence GTGACCACGGAGCCGTCGCTCGAGACCGTCGTCGCCCTGCTCGACGACGAGTACGCCCGATCGATCCTCGAAGCGACGTGTGAAGAACCCATGACAGCGACCCAGCTCGCCGACCACTGCGACGCGTCGCTCTCGACGATCTACCGGCGGCTCGAGCGCCTCGAGGCGGCGGACGTCGTCCACGAACAGACCCGGATTCGCGAGGACGGTAACCACGATACGATCTACGCGGCTACCCTGGCTGAGGTCCACCTCCGCCTCGACGACGACGGGTTCACGTACGAACTGACCCGGCGCGACGAGGACGTGGTCGACCGGCTCTACCGGCTCTGGGGTGAGCTCTGA
- a CDS encoding M24 family metallopeptidase, whose product MHVDLSPLHRYLERESIDGYLIDDDSTDPDQRYVSGFDAPDAYVTLVTDDGVHVLVSGLEYGRAVKEADVDTVTRLSEYDYRSLLEGYGTYEGRVRVVAAFLADHGVESVAVPKGFPTGTADGLREQELSVVVEPEGIVEEIRARKTDEEIEHVREAQRANEAAMAVVEGLIAGAEIEDGVLVHEGEPLTSERVKTALEIELLHYNCGLDDAIVACGADGADPHDRGSGPLRANELIVVDIFPRDKETKYFGDVTRTFLRGEPTDEMRRRYEVTREAYEAALEAVEPGVTGAEVHDAACDVIEAAGFDTLRSDPGAETGFIHSTGHGVGLALHEAPSVSPAGGELEPGHVITIEPGLYDPDVGGVRIEDLVVVTEDGYENLTEYPVSLEPASRSDRLER is encoded by the coding sequence ATGCACGTCGACCTCTCACCGTTGCACCGCTATCTCGAGCGCGAATCCATCGACGGCTACCTCATCGACGACGACTCCACCGATCCCGACCAGCGGTACGTCTCGGGGTTCGACGCCCCCGACGCGTACGTGACGCTGGTGACCGACGACGGCGTACACGTCCTCGTCTCGGGCCTCGAGTACGGCCGCGCCGTGAAGGAAGCCGACGTGGACACCGTCACTCGGCTCTCGGAGTACGACTACCGATCGCTGCTGGAGGGGTACGGCACCTACGAAGGACGCGTTCGCGTCGTCGCGGCGTTCCTCGCGGACCACGGCGTCGAGTCGGTCGCCGTGCCGAAAGGATTCCCGACGGGGACGGCGGACGGGCTCCGCGAACAGGAGCTCTCGGTGGTCGTCGAACCCGAGGGGATCGTCGAGGAGATTCGCGCACGAAAAACCGACGAGGAGATCGAGCACGTGCGCGAGGCTCAGCGGGCGAACGAGGCCGCGATGGCCGTCGTCGAGGGGCTGATCGCCGGTGCCGAGATCGAAGACGGCGTCCTCGTCCACGAGGGCGAGCCGCTCACGAGCGAGCGCGTCAAGACGGCACTCGAGATCGAACTTCTGCACTACAACTGCGGGCTCGACGACGCCATCGTCGCCTGCGGGGCCGACGGCGCGGACCCCCACGACCGCGGGAGCGGGCCGCTCCGTGCGAACGAACTGATCGTGGTCGACATCTTCCCACGGGACAAGGAGACGAAGTACTTCGGCGACGTGACCCGGACGTTCCTCCGCGGGGAGCCGACCGACGAGATGCGCCGACGCTACGAGGTGACGCGAGAGGCCTACGAGGCCGCCCTCGAGGCCGTCGAGCCGGGCGTCACGGGCGCCGAGGTCCACGACGCAGCCTGTGACGTCATCGAAGCCGCCGGTTTCGACACTCTCCGGAGCGACCCCGGTGCAGAGACGGGCTTCATCCACAGCACGGGCCACGGCGTCGGGCTGGCGCTCCACGAGGCGCCGAGCGTCTCGCCGGCCGGCGGCGAACTCGAGCCGGGTCACGTGATCACGATCGAACCCGGCCTCTACGACCCCGACGTCGGCGGCGTCCGCATCGAGGACCTCGTGGTCGTCACCGAGGATGGCTACGAGAACCTCACCGAGTATCCGGTGTCGCTCGAGCCCGCCAGCCGGTCGGACCGACTCGAGCGCTGA
- a CDS encoding thioredoxin domain-containing protein, whose amino-acid sequence MDDPTQRNRLDAEESPYLRQHADNPVNWQPWDEAALEAAHERDVPIFLSIGYSACHWCHVMEEESFADEEVAAVLNEHFVPIKVDREERPDVDSIYMTVCQLVTGRGGWPLSAWLTPDGKPFYVGTYFPKHSRRGMPGFLDVLERLRESWEDDREEVESRAQQWTDAAKGRLEETPDSIRASAPTSDVLESAADAAVRSADREYGGFGSDGPKFPQPGRIHALLRAHDRTGRDEYRDVALETLDAMAAGGLYDHVGGGFHRYCVDRDWTVPHFEKMGYDNAELPRAYLAGYQLTDDDRYAAVVHETLEFVDRELTHPEGGFFSTLDAQSEEPETGEREEGAFYVWSPEEVHEILEDETDAELFCARYQVTESGNFEGTSVLNLDASIEELAAEYDLEASEVERRLEAARETIFEAREERPRPNRDEKVLAGWNGLMISAFAEAAIVLGEETYAESAVDALTFVRDRLWDDEAGRLARRYKDGDVAVDGYLEDYAFLARGALDCYQATGAVDHLAFALELARTIEEEFWDEVQKTLYFTPESGESLVTRPQELDDSSTPSSAGVAVETLLALEEFADDDLAGIAEAVLETHANRLTSNPLQHVSLCLAADRLESGALEVTVAAEEVPDEWRERFVTSYRPDLLFARRPPTEEGLEAWLERLELTEAPPIWAGRETREGEPTLYVCRDRTCSPPTHDVGEALEWLEEFGGGGDGDVLYSR is encoded by the coding sequence ATGGACGACCCAACCCAGCGCAACCGGCTCGACGCAGAGGAGAGCCCGTACCTGCGCCAGCACGCGGACAACCCCGTCAACTGGCAGCCGTGGGACGAGGCGGCGCTCGAGGCGGCCCACGAGCGCGACGTGCCCATCTTCCTCTCGATCGGCTACTCGGCGTGTCACTGGTGTCACGTCATGGAAGAAGAGAGCTTCGCCGACGAGGAGGTCGCCGCGGTGCTGAACGAACACTTCGTGCCGATCAAGGTCGACCGCGAGGAGCGCCCCGACGTCGACAGTATCTACATGACCGTCTGCCAGCTCGTCACCGGCAGGGGCGGCTGGCCGCTCTCGGCGTGGCTCACGCCGGACGGCAAACCGTTCTACGTCGGCACCTACTTCCCCAAGCACTCTCGGCGGGGGATGCCCGGCTTTCTGGACGTCCTCGAGCGACTCCGGGAGTCGTGGGAGGACGATCGGGAGGAGGTCGAGTCCCGCGCACAGCAGTGGACCGACGCCGCGAAGGGGCGACTCGAGGAGACACCCGACTCGATCCGGGCGTCGGCACCGACGAGCGACGTGCTCGAGTCGGCCGCGGACGCGGCGGTCCGGAGCGCCGATCGCGAGTACGGCGGCTTCGGGAGCGACGGCCCGAAGTTCCCCCAGCCCGGGCGGATCCACGCCCTCCTTCGTGCCCACGACCGGACGGGCCGAGACGAGTACCGCGACGTCGCCCTCGAGACGCTCGACGCGATGGCCGCGGGCGGACTCTACGACCACGTCGGCGGCGGCTTCCACCGCTACTGCGTCGACCGCGACTGGACGGTGCCCCACTTCGAGAAGATGGGCTACGACAACGCCGAACTCCCGCGGGCGTACCTCGCTGGCTACCAGCTGACCGACGACGATCGGTACGCCGCGGTCGTCCACGAGACGCTCGAGTTCGTCGATCGGGAGCTAACGCACCCCGAGGGCGGCTTTTTCTCCACGTTGGATGCCCAGAGCGAGGAGCCCGAGACCGGCGAGCGCGAGGAGGGCGCGTTCTACGTCTGGTCGCCCGAGGAGGTCCACGAAATCCTCGAGGACGAGACCGACGCCGAGCTCTTCTGTGCCCGCTACCAGGTCACCGAGTCGGGCAACTTCGAGGGGACGAGCGTGTTGAACCTCGATGCGTCGATCGAGGAACTGGCCGCGGAGTACGATCTCGAGGCGAGCGAGGTCGAACGGCGACTCGAGGCCGCCCGCGAGACGATCTTCGAGGCGCGCGAGGAGCGCCCGCGACCGAACCGCGACGAGAAGGTGCTCGCGGGCTGGAACGGGCTCATGATCTCGGCGTTCGCCGAGGCCGCGATCGTCCTCGGAGAAGAGACCTACGCCGAGTCGGCCGTCGACGCCCTCACGTTCGTTCGCGATCGTCTCTGGGACGACGAGGCGGGGCGGCTGGCTCGCCGCTACAAGGATGGGGACGTGGCCGTGGACGGCTACCTCGAGGACTACGCCTTCCTCGCTCGTGGGGCGCTCGACTGCTACCAGGCCACCGGTGCGGTCGACCACCTCGCGTTCGCGCTCGAGTTAGCACGGACGATCGAGGAGGAGTTCTGGGACGAGGTGCAAAAGACGCTCTACTTCACGCCCGAGAGCGGCGAGTCGCTGGTCACCCGGCCCCAGGAGCTCGACGATAGCTCGACGCCCTCCTCGGCCGGCGTGGCCGTCGAGACACTGCTCGCCCTCGAGGAGTTCGCCGACGACGACCTCGCGGGGATCGCCGAGGCGGTCCTCGAGACCCACGCCAACCGTCTCACCTCGAATCCGCTCCAGCACGTCAGCCTCTGTCTCGCCGCCGACCGCCTCGAGTCAGGCGCGCTCGAGGTGACGGTCGCCGCCGAGGAAGTGCCCGACGAGTGGCGCGAACGGTTCGTGACCTCCTATCGACCCGACCTGCTGTTCGCCCGCCGGCCGCCGACGGAGGAGGGACTCGAGGCGTGGCTCGAGCGCCTCGAGCTCACGGAAGCGCCGCCGATCTGGGCCGGCCGCGAGACGCGCGAGGGCGAGCCGACGCTCTACGTCTGTCGGGATCGGACGTGTTCGCCGCCGACGCACGACGTGGGTGAGGCGCTCGAGTGGCTCGAGGAGTTCGGTGGGGGCGGCGACGGCGACGTGCTGTACTCCAGATAA
- a CDS encoding carboxymuconolactone decarboxylase family protein, producing MVRVPYVDPDDLPAEKRALLDTLSETEEAERAHELEGGTLNVYRLLGNNVAVLEAFRSYGSTVWQESGLTPHERETVILATSCHADAPYEWHQHVRVALDEGMTREQIRAISSGDHEALEPELAAAVDYVDAFVEGDVDDDVHDRLADHFDDDVIVGIGALAGLYLGLARALDAFAVDTEVEFVGWDLENL from the coding sequence ATGGTTCGCGTTCCATACGTCGACCCGGACGATTTGCCCGCGGAGAAACGAGCCCTGCTCGACACGCTTTCCGAGACGGAGGAAGCGGAGCGAGCCCACGAGCTGGAAGGGGGGACCCTGAACGTCTATCGGCTGCTCGGGAACAACGTGGCCGTTCTCGAGGCGTTCCGTTCGTACGGCTCGACGGTCTGGCAGGAGAGTGGCCTGACCCCACACGAACGCGAGACCGTTATTCTGGCGACCTCCTGCCACGCCGACGCACCCTACGAGTGGCACCAGCACGTCCGCGTCGCACTCGACGAGGGCATGACCCGCGAGCAGATCCGGGCGATCTCGAGCGGCGATCACGAGGCACTCGAGCCGGAGCTCGCCGCTGCCGTCGACTACGTGGACGCCTTCGTCGAGGGCGACGTCGACGACGACGTTCACGACCGGCTGGCCGACCACTTCGACGACGACGTGATCGTGGGGATCGGCGCGCTCGCCGGCCTCTACCTCGGCCTCGCCAGGGCACTCGACGCGTTCGCAGTCGACACCGAAGTCGAGTTCGTCGGCTGGGACCTCGAGAACCTATAG
- a CDS encoding dihydrofolate reductase, with the protein MSEDTDTPAAESGHELVAIVAVAENGIIGADGDMPWDVPEDLAHFRETTVNHPVIMGRITYEGILEALGEPLPGRTTVVLTSRGLEEESTDYENVVVANGLEESLEAAAAAADERHDGVDRIFVAGGATIYEQYLPAVDRLVLTEIYDEPDGDTSFPEWDREEWTEVSRDERDGFAFLEFVRRR; encoded by the coding sequence ATGAGTGAGGATACGGACACGCCCGCCGCCGAGTCCGGTCACGAACTGGTCGCCATCGTCGCCGTCGCCGAAAACGGTATCATCGGCGCCGACGGCGACATGCCGTGGGACGTCCCCGAGGACCTCGCGCACTTCAGAGAGACGACGGTGAACCACCCCGTCATCATGGGACGGATCACCTACGAGGGAATCCTCGAGGCCCTCGGCGAACCCCTCCCCGGCCGAACGACGGTCGTACTGACGAGTCGCGGACTCGAGGAGGAATCGACCGACTACGAGAACGTCGTCGTCGCGAACGGGCTTGAGGAGTCACTCGAGGCGGCCGCCGCCGCCGCAGACGAGCGCCACGACGGGGTCGACCGCATCTTCGTCGCGGGCGGGGCGACGATCTACGAGCAGTATCTCCCCGCCGTCGATCGGCTGGTGCTGACAGAAATTTACGACGAACCCGACGGGGACACGTCCTTCCCCGAGTGGGACCGCGAGGAGTGGACCGAAGTCTCGCGAGACGAGCGCGACGGCTTTGCCTTTCTCGAGTTCGTCCGCCGCAGGTGA
- the thyA gene encoding thymidylate synthase has product MREYLELVDAVLSAGTYKPNRTGVDTISSFSQHYAIDLAAGYPLLTTKKMDGYRWNSMLHEVCWYLSGQEHIRELREETKIWDAWADEAGHLDTAYGRFWRRYPIPEADARLEGESWPDEAHRWVTEEADGRLTFDQLQYVIDTLSDSPNSRRLVVNAWHPANAAISTLPPCHYTFVFNVQGNRLNCHLTQRSADTALGVPFNIAAYALLTNVVAQQTGFEPGTFAHTLVDAHVYCGRGERGEWYADNLEALQSRLAGVDEREAYLEVKSWLEAEAPPEAEGDERLDHVPGLLEQLSRAPLERPVLEVADVSIDELTAEDVELREYESHDGIRFGVAE; this is encoded by the coding sequence ATGCGCGAGTATCTCGAGCTCGTCGACGCGGTGCTCTCTGCGGGCACCTACAAGCCGAACCGGACCGGCGTCGACACCATCTCGTCGTTCAGCCAGCACTACGCGATCGACCTGGCAGCGGGGTATCCCCTCCTGACGACCAAAAAGATGGACGGCTACCGCTGGAACTCGATGCTTCATGAGGTCTGCTGGTACCTCTCCGGACAGGAGCACATCCGGGAGCTGCGCGAAGAGACGAAAATCTGGGACGCCTGGGCGGACGAGGCGGGCCACCTCGACACCGCCTACGGGCGATTCTGGCGACGGTACCCGATCCCCGAAGCGGACGCCCGCCTCGAGGGCGAGTCCTGGCCCGACGAGGCCCACCGGTGGGTGACCGAGGAGGCCGACGGCCGGCTGACGTTCGACCAGTTGCAGTACGTGATCGACACGCTCTCTGACAGCCCGAACTCCCGTCGGCTGGTCGTCAACGCCTGGCACCCCGCCAACGCGGCCATCTCGACGCTGCCGCCGTGTCACTACACGTTCGTCTTCAACGTCCAGGGGAATCGGCTCAACTGCCACCTCACCCAGCGGTCAGCCGACACCGCACTCGGCGTGCCGTTCAACATCGCCGCCTACGCCCTCCTGACGAACGTCGTCGCCCAGCAGACCGGCTTCGAACCCGGTACGTTCGCTCACACGCTCGTCGACGCCCACGTCTACTGCGGCCGTGGCGAGCGCGGCGAGTGGTACGCCGACAACCTCGAGGCCCTCCAGTCCCGGCTCGCCGGGGTCGACGAGCGAGAGGCGTACCTCGAGGTCAAATCGTGGCTCGAGGCCGAGGCGCCGCCCGAAGCCGAGGGCGACGAGCGCCTCGACCACGTCCCCGGCCTGCTCGAGCAGTTGTCGCGAGCGCCCCTCGAGCGTCCGGTCCTCGAGGTCGCGGACGTCTCGATCGACGAGCTGACCGCCGAGGACGTCGAGCTGCGCGAGTACGAATCCCACGACGGAATCAGGTTCGGAGTGGCAGAATGA
- a CDS encoding (R)-citramalate synthase, which translates to MAGKFDPETDSQPFTVGRDGLQVADDRTVELLDTTLRDGEQAPGISLSPDEKVEIARALERTGVAVIEAGSACTGAGERQGISRVTDLDLDALVTSFCRGLQVDVDLALDCDVDGVHVVVPSSDRHVEGKVGTTHEGNLETTAELVEYANSHGLWVEVIGEDGSRADLDYLEELLGTALDAGADRVCFADTVGHTGPERTYEAVSRLSALGPTSVHTHDDLGLGVTNALAGISAGADLVHCTVNGLGERAGNVALEEVAIALAHVYDVETLELAELYELAQVVSRATGVALPPNKAVIGENAFTHESGIHTDGTLKDEKMYEPYPPETVGRERRLALGKHTGRAGVKAVLEEHGVEASDDELAEIASRVTELGDRGRRVTDADLLAVAEDVTGDDRERTVELLGLTAISGSDVPTASVRLDVAGEEHVASGTGSGPVDAAVSAVRKALGTAADAQLEAYQVDAITGGTDAVVTVEVTMSRDDRSVTVARSEADITRASVTAMVDALDRLLEDDQDVLAPADD; encoded by the coding sequence CTGGCCGGGAAATTCGACCCCGAAACTGATTCTCAGCCCTTCACAGTCGGCCGCGATGGACTCCAGGTAGCCGACGATCGGACCGTTGAATTGCTCGACACGACGCTTCGCGACGGTGAGCAAGCGCCAGGCATCTCCCTTTCCCCCGACGAAAAAGTCGAGATCGCCCGCGCGCTCGAGCGAACCGGCGTGGCCGTCATCGAGGCGGGCAGCGCCTGCACCGGCGCGGGCGAACGACAGGGCATCTCCCGCGTGACCGACCTCGACCTCGACGCGCTCGTGACGAGCTTCTGTCGCGGACTCCAGGTCGACGTCGACCTCGCGCTCGACTGCGACGTCGATGGCGTCCACGTCGTGGTGCCCTCGAGTGACCGCCACGTCGAGGGCAAGGTCGGAACGACTCACGAGGGCAACCTCGAGACGACGGCCGAGCTCGTCGAGTACGCGAACTCCCACGGCCTCTGGGTCGAGGTCATCGGCGAGGACGGTTCGCGTGCGGACCTCGACTACCTCGAGGAGCTGCTGGGCACCGCCCTCGACGCGGGTGCAGACCGGGTCTGTTTCGCCGACACGGTCGGTCACACGGGCCCCGAACGAACGTACGAGGCCGTTTCCCGCCTCTCCGCGCTCGGTCCGACGAGCGTTCACACCCACGACGACCTCGGGCTCGGCGTGACGAACGCCCTCGCGGGTATCTCCGCGGGTGCGGACCTCGTCCACTGCACCGTCAACGGGCTCGGGGAGCGCGCTGGCAACGTCGCCTTAGAGGAGGTGGCGATCGCTCTCGCACACGTCTACGACGTCGAGACGCTCGAGCTCGCGGAGCTGTACGAACTCGCGCAGGTCGTCTCCCGGGCGACGGGCGTGGCGCTCCCGCCAAACAAGGCGGTGATCGGCGAGAACGCCTTCACCCACGAGAGCGGCATCCACACCGACGGCACGCTCAAAGACGAGAAGATGTACGAGCCCTACCCGCCGGAGACGGTCGGTCGGGAGCGTCGGCTCGCCCTCGGCAAACACACCGGACGGGCGGGCGTGAAGGCCGTGCTCGAGGAACACGGCGTCGAGGCGAGCGACGACGAGCTCGCCGAGATCGCGAGTCGGGTGACCGAACTCGGCGACCGTGGCCGCCGGGTCACCGACGCCGACCTGCTGGCCGTCGCCGAGGACGTCACTGGCGACGACCGCGAGCGCACCGTCGAACTGCTGGGGCTCACCGCCATCAGCGGGAGCGACGTCCCGACCGCGAGCGTCCGACTCGACGTCGCGGGCGAGGAACACGTCGCCTCCGGCACGGGTTCTGGTCCCGTCGACGCTGCCGTCTCCGCCGTCCGGAAGGCGCTTGGGACGGCCGCCGACGCCCAGCTCGAGGCCTACCAGGTCGACGCGATCACCGGCGGCACCGACGCCGTCGTCACCGTCGAGGTGACGATGAGCCGCGACGACCGCTCGGTCACCGTCGCCAGGAGCGAAGCCGACATCACGCGCGCGAGCGTGACGGCGATGGTCGACGCGCTCGATCGGCTGCTCGAGGACGACCAGGACGTGCTCGCGCCGGCGGACGATTAG